From Chionomys nivalis chromosome 21, mChiNiv1.1, whole genome shotgun sequence, a single genomic window includes:
- the LOC130863925 gene encoding 60S ribosomal protein L18a-like, protein MDRHESLGHTREYKVVGRCLLTPKCHTPPLYRMRIFAPNHVVPKSRFWYFVSQLKKMKKSSREIVYCGQVFEKCPLRVKNFGIWLHYDSRSGTHNMYREYRDLTTAGAVTQCYRDMGARHRARAHSIQIMKVEEIAAGKCRRPAVKQFHDSKIKFLLPHRVLRRQHKPRFTTKRPNTFF, encoded by the coding sequence ATGGACCGCCATGAAAGCCTCGGGCACACTCGGGAGTACAAGGTGGTGGGGCGCTGCTTGCTCACCCCGAAGTGCCACACACCACCACTGTACCGAATGCGCATCTTCGCACCCAACCATGTGGTGCCCAAGTCCCGCTTCTGGTACTTCGTGTCACAgctgaagaagatgaagaagtcaTCCAGGGAGATCGTGTACTGTGGGCAGGTGTTCGAGAAGTGCCCCCTGCGCGTGAAGAACTTCGGCATCTGGCTGCACTATGACTCCCGCAGTGGGACACACAACATGTACCGCGAGTACCGCGACCTGACCACTGCTGGGGCTGTCACACAGTGCTACCGAGACATGGGTGCCCGGCATCGTGCTCGTGCACACTCCATCCAGATCATGAAGGTGGAAGAGATCGCCGCCGGCAAATGTCGCAGGCCGGCTGTCAAGCAGTTCCATGACTCCAAGATCAAGTTCCTGCTGCCCCACCGTGTTCTGCGGCGCCAGCACAAGCCTCGCTTCACTACCAAGAGGCCTAACACCTTCTTCTAG